The Quercus robur chromosome 7, dhQueRobu3.1, whole genome shotgun sequence genome has a segment encoding these proteins:
- the LOC126692335 gene encoding putative F-box protein At3g24700, with protein METRTEYLPEEILTDILLRLPVKSLMRFRLVCKSWFTLLKNPNFIATHLNHSSAYNCNHLLVHTQAENHAISLLSNKTLNVTLKIDSPRTPKVVEREVIVGSCNGLVCLSRDSEIVLWNPATKEHKVLPTPSISTECRSIGFGFHVEDYKVVRMVNSNYLVSGKITPKVEVYSTSSGSWRVINAIIPCYVEQRKCSVVLKGVPYWLGFGPICPNTIFVPRREVLRDEFVLSFDMGNEVFLQVDVPGAKDYHYKYSKKLGVYNESVAIMYYPSYEKDIRFIELWVMKDHVVDECWVQVLRIGPFSTLWTPLGCWENGVVILQNHKDELLLYDPIIGKAEAVPTNGAPMFSTSIATYMESLVPVDGGNKDLKETKFV; from the coding sequence ATGGAAACAAGGACAGAGTATTTGCCAGAAGAAATACTCACAGACATTCTCTTGAGGCTACCAGTCAAGTCCTTGATGCGATTCAGGTTGGTATGCAAATCTTGGTTTACCTTGTTGAAAAATCCAAACTTTATTGCCACCCATCTCAATCACTCATCGGCCTATAATTGCAATCACCTACTTGTTCACACTCAAGCCGAAAACCATGCCATCTCATTGCTATCAAACAAAACACTCAACGTTACACTAAAGATAGATAGTCCTAGAACTCCAAAAGTAGTAGAACGTGAAGTCATTGTTGGTTCATGTAATGGCTTAGTCTGTTTGTCCCGGGACTCAGAGATTGTCTTATGGAACCCTGCAACAAAAGAACACAAGGTTCTACCTACACCAAGCATTAGCACCGAGTGCAGGTCTATAGGATTTGGTTTTCATGTTGAGGATTACAAGGTTGTGAGGATGGTGAATTCTAATTACCTAGTTAGTGGTAAAATTACTCCCAAAGTTGAAGTGTACTCTACGAGTTCAGGTTCTTGGAGAGTGATAAATGCAATTATACCCTGTTATGTTGAACAGAGAAAGTGTTCGGTGGTCCTCAAAGGAGTGCCATATTGGTTGGGGTTTGGACCCATTTGTCCAAACACAATCTTTGTACCTCGAAGAGAGGTGCTTCGTGATGAGTTTGTCTTGTCCTTTGACATGGGCAATGAGGTTTTTCTACAGGTTGATGTGCCTGGTGCTAAAGATTATCACTATAAGTATAGCAAGAAACTTGGGGTATACAATGAATCTGTTGCTATAATGTATTATCCTTCCTATGAAAAAGATATCAGATTTATTGAACTTTGGGTGATGAAGGACCATGTTGTTGATGAGTGTTGGGTTCAAGTACTTAGAATTGGACCTTTCTCAACTCTTTGGACTCCATTGGGGTGTTGGGAAAATGGGGTGGTCATATTGCAGAATCATAAGGATGAGTTGTTACTATATGACCCCATTATTGGCAAAGCAGAGGCAGTTCCAACTAATGGAGCTCCAATGTTTTCTACCAGCATTGCAACTTACATGGAGAGCCTAGTTCCAGTGGATGGAGGAAACAAAGATCTGAAGGAGACTAAATTTGTGTGA
- the LOC126692336 gene encoding aquaporin PIP1-2-like, translating into MEGKEEDVRLGANRYRERQPIGTAAQSQDTKDYQEPPPAPIFEPGELSSWSFYRAGIAEFVATFLFLYITVLTVMGVNKSPSKCSTVGIQGIAWAFGGMIFALVYCTAGISGGHINPAVTFGLLLARKLSLTRAVFYMIMQCLGAICGAAVVKGFQKNQYERLGGGANTISHGYTKGDGLGAEIVGTFVLVYTVFSATDAKRNARDSHVPILAPLPIGFAVFLVHLATIPITGTGINPARSLGAALIYNKDLAWDDHWIFWVGPFIGAALAALYHQIVIRAIPFKSK; encoded by the exons ATGGAAGGAAAGGAAGAAGATGTGAGGTTGGGAGCTAATAGGTACAGAGAGAGGCAGCCTATTGGAACAGCAGCTCAAAGCCAAGACACCAAGGACTATCAGGAGCCACCTCCAGCTCCTATCTTTGAGCCTGGGGAGTTATCATCATGGTCCTTTTACAGGGCAGGCATAGCAGAGTTTGTGGCCACATTCTTGTTCCTTTACATCACTGTTTTAACAGTGATGGGTGTGAACAAATCTCCTAGTAAGTGTTCTACTGTGGGTATTCAAGGCATAGCTTGGGCTTTTGGTGGGATGATCTTTGCTCTTGTCTATTGTACTGCTGGCATTTCAG GAGGTCATATTAACCCAGCAGTGACTTTTGGGCTGTTGTTGGCAAGGAAGCTCTCGCTGACCAGGGCTGTGTTTTACATGATAATGCAATGCTTGGGAGCTATCTGTGGTGCTGCTGTGGTAAAGGGCTTCCAAAAAAACCAGTACGAGAGGCTTGGTGGTGGAGCCAATACCATCAGCCATGGATATACCAAGGGTGATGGCCTTGGAGCAGAGATTGTTGGCACCTTTGTGCTTGTCTACACTGTCTTCTCTGCCACTGATGCCAAGCGAAATGCCCGGGATTCCCATGTTCCT ATCTTGGCACCACTGCCTATTGGGTTTGCAGTGTTTCTGGTTCACTTGGCCACCATTCCTATCACAGGAACTGGTATCAACCCAGCTAGGAGTCTTGGTGCAGCCCTCATTTACAACAAGGACCTTGCTTGGGATGACCAT TGGATATTCTGGGTTGGACCATTCATTGGGGCAGCACTTGCTGCTTTGTACCATCAGATAGTGATCAGGGCCATCCCGTTCAAGTCAAAGTGA